A genomic segment from Blastococcus sp. PRF04-17 encodes:
- a CDS encoding 6-phosphogluconolactonase: MGGRALRARRERRAQREAGPPGAAGPGGRPRAPDPRDAALRRGFAEPEDAAAWYAGQLAAAAPPGVPLPRFDVLLLGMGAEGHVASIFPDSPAAADDRPVVAVRDCPKPPPTRVSLGFSAINSAEEVWLLVAGEGKASAVARAVAGAEPTELPAAGVHGRRATRWLLDRAAAGMLPGR, encoded by the coding sequence GTGGGGGGACGAGCGCTTCGTGCCCGCCGGGAGCGACGAGCGCAACGAGAAGCAGGCCCGCCAGGCGCTGCTGGGCCGGGTGGGCGTCCCCGAGCACCGGATCCACGCGATGCCGCCCTCCGACGGGGGTTCGCCGAGCCCGAGGACGCGGCAGCCTGGTACGCGGGGCAGCTCGCCGCCGCGGCGCCGCCGGGCGTCCCACTCCCCCGGTTCGACGTCCTGCTGCTCGGCATGGGTGCCGAGGGGCACGTTGCCTCGATCTTCCCGGACTCCCCCGCGGCCGCCGACGACCGGCCCGTGGTCGCCGTGCGCGACTGCCCCAAGCCGCCGCCGACCCGGGTCAGCCTCGGCTTCTCGGCGATCAACTCGGCCGAGGAGGTCTGGCTGCTGGTCGCGGGCGAGGGCAAGGCCTCCGCGGTGGCCCGCGCTGTCGCCGGCGCCGAGCCGACGGAGCTGCCCGCCGCAGGGGTGCACGGCCGGCGGGCCACCAGGTGGTTGCTCGACCGCGCCGCGGCGGGCATGCTGCCCGGTCGATGA
- a CDS encoding PIG-L deacetylase family protein has protein sequence MTGTTRDLLQHPEPGDRWLVAVAHPDDESFGCGSTIAHATTRGAEVTVVCATRGEAGEPAAELPHGTDLGSVREVELRRAAGHLGVARLELLGYRDSGFDGACGPGALCSAPVDELAVVLGRLVEEIGPDVVVVLDGSDGHRDHLHVRAGMRAALAGSQGPALYEHCLPNSLLRRWLDEMRSVRPDTAYHGLDPATLGRADEDVTDVLDTTAVLDRREAAMAEHRSQTSPFDGLSADLRRAFLTADHLARVDLSDHHA, from the coding sequence ATGACCGGGACGACGCGCGACCTCCTCCAGCACCCCGAACCCGGTGACCGCTGGCTGGTCGCCGTGGCGCACCCGGACGACGAGTCGTTCGGGTGCGGCTCCACGATCGCCCACGCGACGACGCGCGGCGCGGAGGTCACGGTGGTGTGCGCCACCCGGGGCGAGGCCGGCGAGCCGGCGGCCGAACTGCCGCACGGGACGGACCTCGGCAGCGTCCGCGAGGTCGAGCTGCGCCGGGCCGCCGGCCACCTGGGCGTGGCCCGCCTCGAGCTGCTCGGCTACCGGGACTCCGGCTTCGACGGCGCCTGCGGCCCGGGGGCCCTGTGCTCCGCGCCGGTGGACGAGCTCGCCGTGGTGCTGGGCCGGCTGGTCGAGGAGATCGGCCCGGACGTCGTCGTGGTCCTCGACGGCAGCGACGGCCACCGCGACCACCTGCACGTGCGGGCCGGCATGCGCGCCGCGCTCGCCGGCTCCCAGGGTCCGGCGCTCTACGAGCACTGCCTGCCCAACAGCCTGCTGCGCCGGTGGCTGGACGAGATGCGGTCGGTGCGGCCGGACACCGCCTACCACGGCCTCGACCCCGCGACCCTGGGCCGGGCCGACGAGGACGTCACCGACGTCCTCGACACGACCGCGGTTCTCGACCGGCGCGAGGCCGCCATGGCCGAGCACCGGTCGCAGACGTCTCCGTTCGACGGGCTCAGCGCCGACCTGCGCCGCGCCTTCCTGACCGCCGACCACCTCGCCCGCGTGGATCTCTCCGACCACCACGCGTGA
- the whiA gene encoding DNA-binding protein WhiA — MAMTAMVKDELSRVECTKTSERKAEVTALLRFSGGLHIVGGRVVIEAELDTGSVARRLRRDISEVYGYTSGVSVLAGGNIRRGVRYLVRIAKHGEGLARQTGLVDQRGRPVRGLPPAVVSGGINDAEAAWRGAFLAHGSLTEPGRSSSLEVTCPGPEAAMALVGAARRLGIPAKAREVRGADRVVIRDGDAISALLTRMGAHDAVLAWEERRMRREVRATANRLANFDDANLRRSARAAVAASARVERALEILANDAPEHLLVAGRLRLEYGQASLEELGQRADPPMTKDAVAGRIRRLLAMADKRAKDLGIPDTESVVTDDMLAQ, encoded by the coding sequence ATGGCGATGACCGCAATGGTCAAGGACGAGCTCTCACGCGTGGAGTGCACGAAGACCTCCGAGCGCAAGGCGGAGGTCACGGCGCTGCTGCGCTTCTCGGGCGGCCTGCACATCGTGGGCGGCCGGGTGGTCATCGAGGCCGAGCTCGACACCGGCTCGGTCGCCAGACGCCTGCGCCGCGACATCAGCGAGGTCTACGGCTACACCAGCGGGGTGAGCGTGCTCGCCGGCGGGAACATCCGCCGCGGCGTGCGCTACCTCGTCCGCATCGCCAAGCACGGCGAGGGACTGGCCCGGCAGACGGGGCTGGTCGACCAGCGGGGCCGGCCCGTCCGCGGGCTGCCCCCGGCGGTCGTGTCCGGCGGGATCAACGACGCCGAGGCGGCCTGGCGCGGTGCCTTCCTCGCCCACGGCTCGCTCACCGAGCCCGGCCGGTCCTCCTCGCTGGAGGTCACCTGCCCCGGCCCGGAGGCCGCGATGGCGCTCGTCGGGGCCGCACGACGGCTCGGCATCCCCGCGAAGGCCCGCGAGGTGCGGGGAGCCGACCGGGTGGTCATCCGGGACGGCGACGCGATCAGCGCCCTGCTGACGCGCATGGGGGCGCACGACGCCGTCCTGGCCTGGGAGGAGCGGCGGATGCGCCGCGAGGTCCGGGCCACCGCCAACCGGCTCGCGAACTTCGACGACGCCAACCTGCGCCGCTCGGCCCGCGCGGCCGTCGCGGCCAGCGCCCGCGTCGAGCGCGCGCTGGAGATCCTGGCCAACGACGCCCCCGAGCACCTGCTCGTCGCCGGGCGGCTGCGTCTGGAGTACGGCCAGGCCTCGCTCGAGGAGCTCGGTCAGCGCGCCGATCCGCCGATGACCAAGGACGCCGTGGCCGGCCGCATACGGCGTCTCCTGGCCATGGCGGACAAGCGCGCGAAGGACCTCGGGATCCCCGACACAGAATCCGTCGTCACCGACGACATGCTGGCTCAGTGA
- a CDS encoding gluconeogenesis factor YvcK family protein, producing the protein MAFGGGHGLAAALAAWRRVTSELTAVVTVADDGGSSGRIRREMPVLPPGDLRMALAALAGDGVRGPDLAALLQHRLGGAGALAGHPVGNLVLTGLTEMHGGDTVRALDELADLLDCCGRVLPMADVPLDLVARVESTDPDDPERARTIRGQVAIATTPGHVREILVSPPDPPVNQAVLDAIAAADVVSLGPGSWYTSVLPHLLVPKLRAALVDAQARVVVVLNLEPQPGETDGFSPEEHLSVLQAHLSGVALHTVIADADSVVDRRGLLSAVREFGAELVLAPVAEQGGAPRHDPERLSAVLAGVVAGVVGPR; encoded by the coding sequence GTGGCGTTCGGGGGCGGGCACGGGCTGGCCGCGGCGCTCGCGGCGTGGCGCCGCGTCACCTCCGAGCTGACCGCCGTCGTCACGGTGGCCGACGACGGCGGCTCGTCGGGCCGCATCCGGCGCGAGATGCCCGTGCTGCCGCCCGGGGACCTCCGCATGGCGCTGGCCGCACTGGCGGGCGACGGGGTGCGCGGACCGGACCTGGCGGCGCTGCTCCAGCACCGCCTCGGAGGCGCCGGCGCCCTCGCCGGGCATCCCGTCGGCAACCTCGTCCTCACCGGGCTGACCGAGATGCACGGCGGCGACACCGTCCGAGCTCTCGACGAGCTGGCCGACCTGCTGGACTGCTGCGGACGGGTGCTGCCGATGGCCGACGTCCCGCTGGATCTCGTCGCCCGGGTGGAGAGCACCGACCCCGACGATCCCGAGCGCGCCCGGACCATCCGCGGGCAGGTCGCCATCGCCACGACACCCGGTCACGTCCGCGAGATCCTCGTCTCACCACCGGACCCTCCGGTGAACCAGGCGGTGCTCGATGCCATCGCCGCGGCGGACGTGGTCTCGCTGGGTCCCGGTTCCTGGTACACCTCTGTACTGCCGCACCTCCTCGTGCCGAAACTGCGCGCCGCCCTGGTCGACGCGCAGGCCAGGGTGGTCGTGGTGCTGAACCTGGAGCCGCAGCCAGGGGAGACCGACGGGTTCTCACCGGAGGAGCATCTGAGCGTGTTGCAGGCGCACCTGTCCGGAGTGGCGTTGCACACCGTGATCGCCGATGCTGATTCGGTGGTTGACCGCCGTGGTCTCCTGTCTGCGGTACGTGAGTTCGGCGCCGAGCTCGTGCTGGCACCGGTGGCCGAGCAAGGCGGCGCGCCACGGCACGATCCCGAGCGTCTGTCCGCCGTGCTGGCCGGCGTCGTCGCCGGAGTGGTCGGTCCGCGGTGA
- a CDS encoding ABC transporter substrate-binding protein, producing the protein MEKTLERLDHRLPSWARGWWPRRRIIAAGAVVVLVVVVAVSCLGGSGGRADVPVVEGEPNAAVDGVRAPSDRTGGTLRVVTGQIDSLDPQRSYLPGVWNLMRLYTRTLVTYSTEPGATGTLVPDLATDLGTVSEDGRSWSFTLRENVRFENGRPITAQDVKYGIQRSFASDVIVGGPTYVVDLFDDPGNPYPGPYSREEDDPELTSIETPDERTIVFRLRAPQPDLPYVLALPSSSPVPAEADTGGSYGADPVSSGPYAITSVDPAAGILLDRNPQWDPATDDVRTALPDQVVVRSGLGGVQRDQALLAGSADLDTTGAGVQPATTARLAADEDHPVRDRVDDLTTGALRLLALPTVVPPMDDAACRAAVAAAIDRRAVQEALGGPVNAVRSSQLWPRALGDGPEDADRGPDLDAARASLEECGAPDGFDTVLAVADTKVSVDVAEAIAEQLAEVGIRVEIRPLPATSFYATDVGDPANVAANGYGIVLATWTADFPTPASFLVPLVDSRSIRAVGNTNYARLAAQPVDALVDQARASGEPEAWRAVSAAVTDAAVYVPLAETRVQLVAGQRLRNGVVMQPYSGYDVATAGVR; encoded by the coding sequence GTGGAGAAGACGCTCGAACGGCTCGACCACCGGCTCCCGTCCTGGGCGCGGGGGTGGTGGCCCCGACGACGGATCATCGCGGCCGGCGCGGTCGTGGTCCTCGTCGTCGTCGTGGCGGTCAGCTGCCTCGGCGGCTCGGGCGGGCGGGCCGACGTCCCGGTCGTCGAGGGCGAGCCGAACGCGGCCGTGGACGGCGTCCGCGCGCCGTCGGACCGGACCGGCGGCACGCTGCGCGTCGTCACCGGTCAGATCGACAGCCTCGATCCGCAACGCTCGTACCTCCCCGGCGTGTGGAACCTCATGCGGCTCTACACCCGCACGCTGGTCACCTACAGCACCGAGCCAGGAGCCACCGGCACCCTGGTCCCCGACCTGGCCACCGACCTCGGCACGGTGTCGGAGGACGGGCGCAGCTGGTCGTTCACCCTGCGCGAGAACGTCCGGTTCGAGAACGGCCGGCCGATCACCGCGCAGGACGTGAAGTACGGCATCCAGCGCTCGTTCGCCTCCGACGTCATCGTCGGCGGGCCGACGTACGTGGTGGACCTGTTCGACGACCCGGGCAACCCCTATCCGGGGCCGTACTCCCGCGAGGAGGACGACCCGGAGCTCACATCCATCGAGACCCCTGACGAGCGCACCATCGTCTTCCGGCTGCGCGCTCCTCAGCCCGATCTGCCCTACGTGCTGGCGCTGCCCTCGAGCAGCCCGGTGCCGGCCGAGGCCGACACCGGCGGCAGCTACGGCGCCGACCCGGTGTCGTCGGGGCCCTACGCGATCACGTCGGTGGATCCGGCCGCCGGGATCCTGCTCGACCGCAACCCCCAGTGGGACCCGGCGACCGATGACGTCCGCACCGCGCTGCCCGACCAGGTAGTGGTCCGCTCGGGGCTGGGCGGGGTCCAGCGCGACCAGGCGCTGCTCGCCGGCTCGGCCGACCTCGACACCACCGGCGCCGGAGTCCAGCCCGCCACCACGGCCCGGCTCGCCGCCGACGAGGACCACCCCGTGCGCGACCGGGTCGACGACCTGACGACCGGCGCGCTGCGGCTGCTGGCGCTGCCGACGGTCGTCCCGCCGATGGACGACGCCGCCTGCCGTGCCGCGGTCGCCGCCGCGATCGACCGCCGGGCGGTGCAGGAGGCGCTCGGCGGGCCGGTGAACGCGGTGCGCAGCTCCCAGCTGTGGCCCCGCGCCCTGGGCGACGGCCCGGAGGACGCCGACCGCGGTCCCGACCTCGACGCCGCGCGGGCCTCGCTCGAGGAGTGCGGAGCGCCCGACGGCTTCGACACGGTCCTGGCCGTCGCCGACACGAAGGTCAGCGTCGACGTGGCCGAGGCGATCGCCGAGCAGCTCGCCGAGGTCGGCATCCGGGTCGAGATCCGTCCGCTGCCCGCCACGTCCTTCTACGCGACGGACGTCGGCGATCCGGCCAACGTGGCCGCCAACGGCTACGGCATCGTCCTGGCCACCTGGACGGCGGACTTCCCGACCCCCGCCTCGTTCCTGGTCCCCCTGGTCGACAGCCGCAGCATCCGCGCCGTCGGCAACACCAACTACGCCCGACTCGCCGCCCAGCCGGTCGACGCGCTGGTCGACCAGGCCCGCGCGTCGGGGGAACCGGAGGCGTGGCGGGCGGTCTCGGCCGCGGTCACCGACGCGGCCGTCTACGTCCCGCTCGCCGAGACCCGCGTGCAGCTCGTGGCCGGTCAGCGGCTGCGCAACGGCGTCGTGATGCAGCCGTACAGCGGTTACGACGTCGCCACCGCCGGCGTGCGCTGA
- the rapZ gene encoding RNase adapter RapZ codes for MSTDTGQGHPAGPQSDVPPALDPATTETPPLDVVVVTGLSGAGKLSAGRVLEDLGWFVVDNLPPALLLPMVRLGARGDLRRFAAVVDVRSRAFSSDLQEAIRILAEAGHRPRVVYVHARDEVLVRRYESNRREHPLQGSGTLIDGISAERALLTGIAGEADLWVDTSDLNVHQLRATLENAFARDGQTPPLTATVMSFGFKYGLPLDADLVVDARFLPNPHWIPELRPHTGQDADVRDYVLGQPHAADFLDRYVDVLRLLIPGYRREGKRYLTLAVGCTGGKHRSVAIAEEFARRLQAEGVAAAARHRDLGRE; via the coding sequence GTGAGCACCGACACCGGCCAGGGGCATCCCGCAGGCCCGCAGAGCGACGTCCCCCCGGCGCTGGACCCGGCGACCACCGAGACCCCGCCGCTGGACGTCGTGGTGGTCACCGGGCTGTCCGGGGCGGGCAAGCTCAGCGCCGGCCGGGTGCTCGAGGACCTCGGCTGGTTCGTCGTCGACAACCTGCCGCCGGCGCTGCTGCTGCCGATGGTGCGGCTCGGCGCCCGCGGCGACCTGCGCCGGTTCGCCGCGGTCGTCGACGTCCGCAGTCGCGCGTTCTCCAGCGACCTGCAGGAGGCGATCCGCATCCTGGCCGAGGCCGGCCACCGTCCGCGGGTCGTCTATGTGCACGCCCGCGACGAGGTGCTGGTGCGGCGCTACGAGTCCAACCGGCGCGAGCACCCTCTGCAGGGCAGCGGCACGCTCATCGACGGCATCTCCGCCGAGCGCGCCCTCCTGACCGGCATCGCCGGCGAGGCCGACCTGTGGGTCGACACCAGCGACCTGAACGTCCACCAGCTGCGCGCCACCCTCGAGAACGCCTTCGCCCGCGACGGGCAGACCCCGCCGCTCACGGCGACCGTCATGAGCTTCGGCTTCAAGTACGGCCTGCCACTGGACGCCGACCTGGTCGTCGACGCCCGGTTCCTGCCGAACCCGCACTGGATCCCGGAGCTGCGCCCGCACACCGGGCAGGACGCCGACGTGCGCGACTACGTCCTGGGCCAGCCGCACGCCGCGGACTTCCTCGACCGCTACGTCGACGTCCTCCGGCTGCTCATCCCCGGCTACCGCCGCGAGGGCAAGCGCTACCTGACCCTCGCCGTCGGGTGCACGGGCGGCAAGCACCGCAGCGTGGCCATCGCCGAGGAGTTCGCCCGGCGGCTGCAGGCCGAGGGCGTGGCCGCCGCCGCGCGGCACCGAGACCTGGGTCGCGAGTAG
- the gap gene encoding type I glyceraldehyde-3-phosphate dehydrogenase, translating into MTVRVGINGFGRIGRNFWRAAAASGQDIEIVAVNDLTSNEALAHLLKYDSILGVLAEDVAADGEGIKIGGTTMKVLSERDPAALPWGDLGVDVVVESTGFFTKAADARKHVDAGGAKKVIISAPATDDDITIVMGVNDNLYDGSQTVISNASCTTNCLAPLAKVLNDAFGIERGLMTTIHAYTADQNLQDGPHKDLRRARAAALNMVPTSTGAAKAIGLVLPELKGKLDGYAIRVPVPTGSATDLTVQLTREASADEIDQAYREAAAGPLGKYLTYTDAPIVSSDIVTDPASCIYDAKLTKVFGPMAKVLGWYDNEWGYSNRLVDCVSMVGKSL; encoded by the coding sequence GTGACGGTCCGGGTGGGCATCAACGGCTTCGGCCGCATCGGGCGGAACTTCTGGCGTGCCGCGGCCGCCAGCGGCCAGGACATCGAGATCGTTGCGGTCAACGACCTGACCAGCAACGAGGCCCTGGCGCACCTGCTCAAGTACGACAGCATCCTCGGCGTCCTCGCCGAGGACGTCGCCGCCGACGGCGAAGGCATCAAGATCGGCGGCACCACGATGAAGGTGCTGTCGGAGCGCGACCCCGCCGCGCTCCCGTGGGGCGACCTCGGCGTAGACGTCGTCGTCGAGTCGACCGGCTTCTTCACCAAGGCCGCGGACGCGCGCAAGCACGTCGACGCCGGCGGCGCGAAGAAGGTCATCATCTCCGCACCGGCCACCGACGACGACATCACGATCGTCATGGGCGTCAACGACAACCTGTACGACGGCTCGCAGACGGTCATCAGCAACGCGTCCTGCACCACCAACTGCCTGGCCCCGCTGGCCAAGGTCCTCAACGACGCGTTCGGCATCGAGCGCGGCCTGATGACGACGATCCACGCCTACACGGCCGACCAGAACCTGCAGGACGGGCCGCACAAGGACCTCCGCCGCGCCCGCGCCGCCGCGCTGAACATGGTGCCGACCTCCACCGGCGCCGCGAAGGCGATCGGTCTGGTGCTGCCCGAGCTCAAGGGCAAGCTCGACGGCTACGCGATCCGCGTCCCGGTGCCCACCGGCTCGGCGACCGACCTCACCGTCCAGCTGACCCGCGAGGCGTCGGCCGACGAGATCGACCAGGCCTACCGCGAGGCCGCCGCCGGTCCGCTCGGCAAGTACCTCACCTACACCGACGCGCCGATCGTCTCCTCCGACATCGTCACCGACCCGGCGTCCTGCATCTACGACGCCAAGCTGACCAAGGTGTTCGGCCCGATGGCCAAGGTGCTCGGCTGGTACGACAACGAGTGGGGCTACTCCAACCGCCTCGTCGACTGCGTCTCGATGGTCGGCAAGTCCCTCTGA
- a CDS encoding RNA polymerase-binding protein RbpA yields the protein MQGALVAGGNAIRGTRVGAGPMGEAERGEVAPRNRVPFWCANRHETRVAFASDADVPDLWDCPRCGLPAGQDEQNPPPAPRTEPYKTHLAYVRERRSDADGDALLEEALSRLHSRRGL from the coding sequence ATGCAGGGGGCGCTCGTGGCTGGTGGCAACGCGATCCGGGGCACCCGGGTCGGAGCAGGTCCGATGGGTGAGGCCGAGCGCGGCGAGGTGGCCCCCCGGAACCGGGTCCCGTTCTGGTGCGCCAACCGGCACGAGACCCGGGTCGCCTTCGCCAGCGACGCCGACGTGCCCGACCTGTGGGACTGCCCTCGCTGTGGCCTGCCGGCCGGGCAGGACGAGCAGAACCCGCCGCCCGCGCCGCGGACCGAGCCCTACAAGACGCACCTGGCCTACGTGCGGGAGCGGCGCAGCGACGCCGACGGTGACGCCCTGCTCGAGGAGGCGCTCTCCCGGCTGCACAGCCGCCGGGGGCTCTGA
- the tpiA gene encoding triose-phosphate isomerase, whose translation MARKQQAAPRRGAFQGGDRRTLIAGNWKMHMTHLEAIGLVQKLVFTVPDTVLDVAEVVVLPPFTALRSVQTLVSGDKLTLGYGAQDLSVQDSGAYTGEISGGMLAALACEYVTVGHSERRQHHAEDDAVVAVKAQAALRHGLTPIVCVGEGLDVRKAGEHVSYCTTQVDASLDGLTAEQIASLVIAYEPVWAIGTGEVATPDDAQEVCGALRSRLAERHGTETADSVRILYGGSVKAANTAGILAGPDVDGALVGGASLDADEFAQICRIAADGS comes from the coding sequence ATGGCACGCAAGCAGCAGGCCGCACCGCGCCGCGGCGCCTTCCAGGGCGGCGACCGCCGCACGCTGATCGCCGGCAACTGGAAGATGCACATGACGCACCTCGAGGCGATCGGCCTGGTGCAGAAGCTGGTCTTCACGGTTCCCGACACCGTGCTCGACGTCGCCGAGGTGGTCGTCCTGCCGCCGTTCACCGCGCTGCGCAGCGTCCAGACCCTCGTCAGCGGCGACAAGCTGACCCTCGGGTACGGCGCCCAGGACCTCTCGGTCCAGGACTCCGGCGCCTACACCGGTGAGATCAGCGGCGGGATGCTCGCGGCACTGGCCTGCGAGTACGTCACCGTCGGCCACTCCGAGCGCCGGCAGCACCACGCCGAGGACGACGCCGTGGTCGCCGTCAAGGCGCAGGCGGCACTGCGGCACGGCCTCACGCCGATCGTGTGCGTGGGAGAGGGGCTCGACGTCCGCAAGGCCGGTGAGCACGTCTCCTACTGCACGACGCAGGTGGACGCGTCGCTCGACGGCCTCACCGCCGAGCAGATCGCCTCGCTGGTGATCGCCTACGAGCCGGTGTGGGCCATCGGCACCGGCGAGGTGGCCACGCCCGACGACGCGCAGGAGGTCTGCGGCGCACTCCGGTCACGGCTCGCCGAGCGTCACGGTACGGAGACGGCCGACTCCGTACGTATCCTCTACGGCGGGTCGGTGAAGGCCGCGAACACGGCCGGGATCCTGGCCGGGCCGGACGTCGACGGTGCGCTCGTCGGAGGTGCCAGCCTGGACGCCGACGAGTTCGCACAGATCTGTCGGATCGCCGCCGACGGCAGCTGA
- a CDS encoding phosphoglycerate kinase, with protein MRSLDDLLAEGVSGRRVLLRADLNVPLDKSTREITDDGRIRASLPTVQALREAGARVLVAAHLGRPKGAPDPQFSLAPVAARLGELLGAPVPLAADVARDDASARAAALGDGDVLLLENVRFEAAETSKDDAERGELADRFAALADVYVDDAFGAVHRKHASVFDVAERLPHYAGRLVARELDVLRRLTTEPERPYVVVLGGSKVSDKLAVIEALLPKVDRLLVGGGMCFTFLSAQGHGVGKSLLEADQVDTCRRLLAEAGDRIVLPVDVVCAPEFAADAPTATVAVDRIPDDQMGLDVGPRTVELFGTELGDARTVFWNGPMGVFELAPFQEGTRGVAAAVAAVDGLSVVGGGDSAAAVRQLGLDEGAYGHISTGGGASLEYLEGRELPGLAVLAD; from the coding sequence ATGCGGTCCCTCGACGACCTGCTCGCCGAGGGGGTCTCGGGTCGGCGCGTGCTCCTGCGCGCCGACCTGAACGTCCCCCTGGACAAGAGCACGCGCGAGATCACCGACGACGGCCGCATCCGGGCGAGCCTGCCCACCGTGCAGGCCCTGCGCGAGGCCGGGGCACGGGTACTGGTCGCCGCGCACCTCGGCCGCCCCAAGGGCGCGCCGGACCCGCAGTTCTCCCTGGCGCCGGTCGCGGCGCGCCTCGGTGAGCTGCTGGGCGCGCCGGTGCCGCTCGCGGCCGACGTCGCCAGGGACGACGCGTCCGCCCGGGCGGCCGCGCTCGGCGACGGCGACGTCCTGCTGCTGGAGAACGTGCGCTTCGAGGCCGCCGAGACGTCCAAGGACGACGCCGAGCGCGGAGAGCTGGCCGACCGGTTCGCCGCCCTCGCCGACGTCTACGTCGACGACGCGTTCGGCGCCGTCCACCGCAAGCATGCGTCGGTGTTCGACGTGGCCGAGCGGCTCCCGCACTACGCCGGCCGGCTGGTCGCCCGCGAGCTCGACGTCCTGCGCCGGCTGACCACCGAGCCCGAGCGGCCCTACGTCGTGGTCCTGGGCGGGTCCAAGGTCAGCGACAAGCTGGCCGTGATCGAGGCACTGCTGCCGAAGGTCGACCGGCTGCTGGTCGGGGGCGGCATGTGCTTCACCTTCCTGTCCGCGCAGGGCCACGGCGTCGGGAAGTCGCTGCTGGAGGCCGACCAGGTCGATACCTGCCGGCGGCTGCTGGCCGAGGCCGGCGACCGCATCGTCCTGCCGGTCGACGTCGTCTGCGCCCCGGAATTCGCCGCCGACGCGCCGACGGCGACGGTAGCGGTGGACCGGATCCCCGACGACCAGATGGGCCTGGACGTCGGCCCGCGCACGGTCGAGCTCTTCGGCACCGAGCTGGGCGACGCACGCACGGTGTTCTGGAACGGCCCCATGGGCGTCTTCGAGCTGGCCCCCTTCCAGGAGGGCACCCGCGGGGTGGCGGCCGCGGTCGCCGCCGTCGACGGGCTCTCGGTGGTGGGCGGTGGGGACTCCGCCGCCGCCGTCCGCCAGCTGGGGCTCGACGAGGGCGCCTACGGGCACATCAGCACCGGTGGCGGCGCCTCCCTCGAGTACCTCGAGGGCCGGGAGCTCCCGGGCCTCGCCGTCCTCGCCGACTGA
- a CDS encoding glucose-6-phosphate dehydrogenase assembly protein OpcA, which translates to MVLPLLAADAPVVAWWHAPPPDRLATDALAVFADRRITDSSMAEDCIAALRTRAADYAPGDTDLTWTRSTAWRAILASTLDSVSGRRGAPVEVRGGSVTGDPGNATAQLLAGWLSSRCGCPISVEPTDRRPGESGVSSVVLVLDQDEEVEIHADRRGGAVIKQPYRPDATVALPERVLGDLLSEELRRLDPDEPYSDALEAVTGVTGLAERKETREHVWVDPAEQNGQGTKPRKKAAAT; encoded by the coding sequence GTGGTGCTGCCGCTGCTGGCCGCCGACGCGCCGGTGGTCGCCTGGTGGCACGCTCCGCCACCGGACCGGTTGGCGACCGACGCGCTCGCGGTCTTCGCCGACCGGCGGATCACCGACAGCTCCATGGCCGAGGACTGCATCGCGGCGCTGCGCACCCGCGCCGCCGACTACGCCCCCGGCGACACGGACCTGACGTGGACGCGGAGCACCGCGTGGCGGGCGATCCTCGCCTCGACGCTGGACTCGGTGTCCGGCCGCCGCGGCGCCCCGGTGGAGGTACGCGGCGGCAGCGTGACCGGCGACCCGGGCAACGCCACCGCCCAGCTCCTGGCCGGGTGGCTGTCGTCGCGCTGCGGCTGCCCGATCTCGGTGGAGCCGACCGACCGCCGCCCCGGGGAGAGCGGTGTCTCCTCCGTCGTCCTCGTGCTCGACCAGGACGAGGAGGTGGAGATCCACGCCGACCGCCGGGGTGGCGCCGTGATCAAGCAGCCGTACCGGCCGGACGCGACGGTGGCGCTGCCCGAGCGCGTGCTCGGCGACCTGCTCAGCGAGGAGCTGCGGCGGCTGGATCCGGACGAGCCCTACAGCGACGCGCTCGAGGCGGTGACCGGCGTGACCGGGCTGGCCGAGCGCAAGGAGACCCGCGAACACGTCTGGGTCGACCCCGCCGAGCAGAACGGCCAGGGCACCAAGCCCCGGAAGAAGGCTGCCGCGACGTGA
- the secG gene encoding preprotein translocase subunit SecG, protein MIELILNVLLVITSVLLVVLILLHRGKGGGLSSMFGGAASSSLSGSAVVEKNLNRLTVFTAAIWTVCIVGLGILVKTT, encoded by the coding sequence ATGATCGAGCTGATCCTCAACGTGCTGCTGGTGATCACCAGCGTGCTCCTCGTGGTGCTCATCCTGCTGCACCGGGGTAAGGGCGGCGGTCTGTCGTCGATGTTCGGCGGCGCGGCGTCGTCGTCCCTGAGTGGCTCGGCCGTCGTCGAGAAGAACCTCAACCGGCTGACCGTCTTCACGGCGGCGATCTGGACCGTGTGCATCGTCGGCCTCGGCATCCTGGTCAAGACCACCTGA